TTCGACGTCGAAGATCAGCGTGGCATTCGGTGGGATCACTCCGCCCGCGCCGCGCGAGCCGTAACCCAAATCGGATGGAATGGTGAGCTTGCGCTTGCCGCCCACCTTCATCCCCTGCACCCCTTCGTCCCATCCTTTAATGACACGGCCGGTGCCAAGGGGAAACGAAAAGGGCTGACCTCGATCGACGGAGCTATCGAACTTTTTTCCATTCTCAAGCCATCCCGTATAGTGAACGTTGGCGGTCTTGCCGGCA
The DNA window shown above is from Nitrospira sp. SG-bin1 and carries:
- a CDS encoding peptidylprolyl isomerase: MQEVTTPSGLKYIDQVVGTGEVAVAGKTANVHYTGWLENGKKFDSSVDRGQPFSFPLGTGRVIKGWDEGVQGMKVGGKRKLTIPSDLGYGSRGAGGVIPPNATLIFDVELLGVR